The sequence TGGAATCACTGAGCGACTCTAGATCCCTCCTCACTCATCTCCTTTACACGAAAGGGGGCACGGAACATGACTCAATCTAATGAACGCGGGACTCAAGACGTTGCACCGTTTGTCGGCGGCCCGGTATCAGCTCGAGTTGCGCCAGACTAGTCGCGAAAAACATATGCGCGTGGGCGTCGCAGCCAGGAACCCGGACAAACCGGTCCTGCAGAATCTCGAGAAGACGCACGGCGTGCGCCGCAACGCGTGCGATGCCAGCGAACCTGCCGCCGTGGAGCTGCTCTTCCAGAAGGTTGTTCGAGACCTTGGGGCTCCCATACTGGTTGTCAACAGCATTGACGGCCGGGTTGAGGGCATTTTGCGGAAAGGGATTATCGAAGCCGACCCGGGCCTGGCGCTCGAGACACTCAAGAACTCAGCATTCAGCGCCTTTCTGGTAGGTCAGCAGGCAACTCGACTCATGCGCGAAAACCAGCCCAACGCCAACGGCACGAAAGGAACGATCATCTTCACCAACGCCAGCGCGGCCCTTAAAGGTTTCCCCTTGAGCGGCGCCTTTGCGATGGAATGCCAGGCCAAGGCTGGACTCGCGCAAAGTATGGCACGGGAACTGATGCCGCAGGGTATCCATGTAGCCAATGTACCGATCGACGCCGCGATCGGCTGGACCCAGGAAGACCGTACCCGCGCCCACCGCCTGGCAGGCACCAGCGTAGACGACAACATGGCCGACCCGGACTACATCGCGGAAACCTATCTGCAGCTCCATCGTCAGCACCGGTCAACTTGGGCGTTCGAGGTGGTGCTACGGCCGTGGGTCGAGAAGTGGTAACTGGCTGTCCTGGCAAGCAGACCTAATTCGACGGAATTAGACGAAGAGGTCAGGCGTACTCGCAGGGCCTGTAGTGAGATGCTCACGCTGCAGTCTCCTGTTCCG is a genomic window of Candidatus Binataceae bacterium containing:
- a CDS encoding SDR family oxidoreductase gives rise to the protein MNAGLKTLHRLSAARYQLELRQTSREKHMRVGVAARNPDKPVLQNLEKTHGVRRNACDASEPAAVELLFQKVVRDLGAPILVVNSIDGRVEGILRKGIIEADPGLALETLKNSAFSAFLVGQQATRLMRENQPNANGTKGTIIFTNASAALKGFPLSGAFAMECQAKAGLAQSMARELMPQGIHVANVPIDAAIGWTQEDRTRAHRLAGTSVDDNMADPDYIAETYLQLHRQHRSTWAFEVVLRPWVEKW